In the genome of Leptospiraceae bacterium, one region contains:
- the mgtE gene encoding magnesium transporter — MERDTVYINIDQELLDEIYYLIENDNQEILKNILFDLEAADIALILTYIEDVHKQNYIYSLVPEQKRPEVFLKTSIDVKKKLIPYLKQEELIYILEELETDDAVDLLLELPKDIQKVLLQSITEERRNILTKLLGYEEDTAGGIMSADLLSVKENDTVKRALSKLKKMIREGYDIHNTFVVDDEGRLIGVVSIYELLVHSENKRIKKIMRKPEFIITPDMDQEEIAQIFKKYDVYSLPVVDVQGKLIGRITVDDIVEVMEEEHNEDIAKMVGTDAEEMYNRSPVKIALMRAPWVLMTLAVEFIGGIVIHHYDDVLQKIILLASFMPIISAISGNTGLQSAAVIIRALATGHAKLEEWWKPIIRQLTVTLILGSLLGIVIGFIGGIWHQTVKFGVVVGISMFIAVNLSGFVGTVTPMISKRFGIDPAITAGPFETAFQDVVGITIFLTLAKIFFEYF; from the coding sequence ATGGAAAGAGATACTGTTTATATAAATATTGATCAAGAACTTTTGGATGAAATTTATTATCTTATTGAAAACGATAATCAAGAAATCTTAAAAAACATTCTTTTTGATTTAGAAGCAGCAGATATTGCATTGATTTTAACTTATATCGAAGATGTCCATAAGCAAAATTATATATATAGTTTAGTTCCTGAACAAAAGAGACCCGAAGTATTCTTAAAAACATCAATTGATGTTAAAAAAAAGCTCATACCTTATTTGAAGCAAGAAGAACTCATATACATTTTAGAAGAGCTCGAAACAGATGACGCAGTTGACTTATTGTTAGAATTACCCAAAGATATACAAAAGGTATTACTCCAGAGTATTACTGAAGAAAGGAGAAACATCCTGACAAAACTCTTGGGTTATGAAGAAGATACGGCTGGCGGTATTATGTCAGCGGATCTTCTTTCAGTTAAAGAAAATGATACCGTGAAGAGAGCTCTTTCAAAATTAAAAAAAATGATACGAGAAGGTTATGATATACACAATACTTTTGTCGTAGATGATGAAGGTCGCCTCATTGGGGTTGTGTCTATTTATGAACTTTTGGTTCATAGTGAGAATAAACGTATCAAAAAGATCATGAGAAAGCCTGAGTTTATCATCACACCTGATATGGATCAAGAGGAAATAGCTCAAATTTTTAAAAAATACGATGTTTACTCTTTGCCTGTTGTGGATGTCCAAGGAAAACTCATCGGTAGAATTACAGTGGATGATATTGTCGAAGTAATGGAAGAAGAACACAATGAAGATATTGCAAAAATGGTGGGAACTGATGCAGAAGAAATGTATAATCGTTCTCCTGTGAAAATTGCCCTTATGCGAGCTCCATGGGTTCTGATGACTTTAGCGGTAGAGTTCATTGGAGGAATTGTTATCCATCATTATGATGATGTTTTGCAAAAAATCATTTTGCTTGCTTCGTTTATGCCCATCATATCGGCAATATCGGGAAATACTGGTTTACAATCAGCAGCAGTGATCATACGAGCTTTAGCAACAGGTCATGCCAAATTAGAAGAATGGTGGAAACCCATCATCCGCCAATTAACGGTAACCTTGATCCTAGGTTCTTTACTGGGAATTGTAATTGGGTTCATTGGAGGGATATGGCATCAAACGGTGAAATTTGGTGTTGTTGTGGGAATTTCTATGTTTATTGCAGTGAATCTTTCTGGTTTTGTAGGAACTGTTACACCGATGATCTCTAAAAGATTTGGTATTGACCCGGCAATCACAGCAGGACCTTTTGAGACAGCATTCCAAGACGTTGTAGGAATCACAATCTTTCTTACTTTAGCGAAGATTTTTTTTGAATATTTTTGA